In the Bacillus sp. HSf4 genome, TGATGCATATGTCAAATCAAAAAAAACGCCCCGCATACGGAGGGCAGGCTGTCGTCGAAGGCGTCATGTTTGGCGGCAGGCGCCATTATGTAACAGCGATCCGCAGAAAAGACCGGAGCATTGAATTTTTCAAGCTGCCGCGCAAAACGAACCAGATGCTTGACAGGTTAAAGAAAATCCCTTTTCTCAGAGGGATCATCGCCATTATCGAAGCAAGCGCAAACGGGACGCAGCATTTGAATTTCTCCAGTGAACGTTATGACCGTGACCCCTCTTTAGATGAGCAATTGAAAGAGGAGAAGCCGTCGAAACTGACGATGATTTTCGGTCTTGCCGCAGTCGGTGTGCTTTCATTTGTTTTCAGCAAGTTTGTTTTTACGCTTGTTCCCGTGTTTCTCGCGGAGCTCACCAGGCCGGTATTTCAGTCCGACGTCGCACAGATTGTGATCGAAAGCTTTTTCAAGCTGATCCTTCTCTTGGGCTATATATACGCGATATCGTGCACCCCTTTTATTAAAAGGGTTTTTCAATATCACGGAGCCGAACACAAGGTCATAAACTGTTACGAACAAAATCTGCCGATCACGGTTGAAAATGTTCAGCGCCAGTCAAGACTTCACTATAGATGCGGAAGCAGCTTCATTTTATTTACCGTGATCGTGGGCATGTTTGTTTACTTGCTTGTTCCTGCTGACCCTCTCTGGGTCCGTATTTTGAATAGAATCGCACTGATACCGGTTGTTCTCGGCATTTCCTTTGAAGTGCTGCAGCTGACCAACAAAGCGAGAAACATACCAGTGCTGAAAGTGCTGGGCTACCCGGGCCTTTGGCTGCAGCTTTTGACGACAAAAGAGCCGGCAAACGATCAGGTGGAAGTGGCAATCACAAGCTTTAACGAGCTTCTTCAGATGGAGACCAAAGCAGAGGACGAACAGAAGGAACCTTCTAATATCGTAATTTGAATTTTAACGAATCGGTTAATTTT is a window encoding:
- a CDS encoding DUF1385 domain-containing protein; the protein is MSNQKKRPAYGGQAVVEGVMFGGRRHYVTAIRRKDRSIEFFKLPRKTNQMLDRLKKIPFLRGIIAIIEASANGTQHLNFSSERYDRDPSLDEQLKEEKPSKLTMIFGLAAVGVLSFVFSKFVFTLVPVFLAELTRPVFQSDVAQIVIESFFKLILLLGYIYAISCTPFIKRVFQYHGAEHKVINCYEQNLPITVENVQRQSRLHYRCGSSFILFTVIVGMFVYLLVPADPLWVRILNRIALIPVVLGISFEVLQLTNKARNIPVLKVLGYPGLWLQLLTTKEPANDQVEVAITSFNELLQMETKAEDEQKEPSNIVI